In Musa acuminata AAA Group cultivar baxijiao chromosome BXJ2-10, Cavendish_Baxijiao_AAA, whole genome shotgun sequence, a genomic segment contains:
- the LOC135625259 gene encoding cold-responsive protein kinase 1-like — MLTSIQHKNLVHLIGCCSEGAERLLVYECMTNGSLNSIFSGKSETSLNWKTRFQIIIGVARGLQYLHEDSNLRIVHRDIKASNILLDDKFQPKISDFGLARFFPEDEAYLSTRFAGTLGYSAPEYALRGELSEKADIYSFGVLVLEIISCRKNTDLSLPNEMQYLPEYAWRLYERSKMTDLVDSRLLEEGALEKDVLQVCHVALLCLQPHPSLRPPMSEIVAMLTCRTPPSSAPVRPTILERKSRFGIGISPS, encoded by the exons ATGTTAACCAGCATCCAGCACAAGAATCTTGTTCACCTGATTGGATGCTGCTCGGAAGGTGCAGAAAGGCTGCTGGTATATGAATGCATGACAAATGGAAGCTTGAACAGCATATTCTCTG GAAAGAGTGAGACATCTTTAAACTGGAAGACTAGATTCCAGATCATTATCGGGGTCGCTCGAGGATTGCAGTACCTGCATGAGGACTCAAACTTGAGGATTGTTCATAGAGATATCAAGGCCAGCAACATCCTCCTTGATGACAAATTCCAACCTAAGATCAGTGACTTTGGCCTGGCCAGGTTCTTCCCTGAAGACGAAGCATATCTCAGCACCAGATTCGCAGGAACTCT AGGCTATTCTGCACCTGAATATGCTTTGAGAGGAGAGTTGTCGGAAAAAGCTGACATCTATAGCTTTGGTGTTCTGGTGCTTGAGATCATTAGCTGCAGAAAGAACACAGATCTTTCTCTTCCAAATGAGATGCAGTATCTACCGGAATAT GCATGGAGGTTATATGAGAGATCAAAGATGACAGACCTTGTGGATTCCAGGTTGTTAGAAGAAGGTGCCCTGGAAAAAGATGTGCTACAAGTCTGCCATGTTGCTTTGCTGTGCCTTCAGCCACATCCAAGCTTGAGGCCTCCAATGTCAGAAATAGTTGCCATGTTGACATGCAGGACTCCACCATCTTCAGCTCCAGTGAGACCTACAATTTTGGAGAGAAAGAGTAGATTTGGCATAGGAATTTCTCCATCTTAG
- the LOC135625258 gene encoding xyloglucan endotransglucosylase protein 7-like: MHKHKCSVLKSQACSLEGMASFSSCNKTDLFLLLALLSASASAAASAVSFYRDVDITWGDGRAKVLDNGRLLTLSLDQSSGSGFQSKNRYVYGRFDVQLKLVPGNSAGTVTTFYLSSEGVMHDEIDLEFLGNLSGDPYVLHTNVFSQGKGNREQQFFLWFDPTKNFHTYSVLWNPKHIVFYVDGTPIREFKNRESTGVPYPTNQAMRIYSSLWDADDWATRGGLVKTDWSKAPFTAAFRSFDADGCLWSSGASSCSSGSSSWMWQELDATSLKKMRWVQHNYMIYDYCTDAKRFPQGLPLECSARP, translated from the exons ATGCATAAGCACAAGTGCTCTGTTCTTAAGTCACAAGCTTGCTCGCTTGAGGGCATGGCCTCCTTTTCTTCCTGTAACAAAACTGACCTCTTTCTCTTGCTTGCATTGCTCTCTGCTTCTGCAAGTGCTGCTGCATCAGCTGTAAGTTTCTACCGGGACGTAGACATCACTTGGGGCGACGGCCGTGCCAAAGTCCTAGACAACGGGCGGCTCCTCACGCTCTCGCTTGACCAGTCCTCCGGCTCTGGTTTCCAGTCGAAGAACCGATACGTATATGGGAGGTTCGATGTGCAGCTCAAGCTCGTTCCGGGGAACTCTGCAGGAACAGTCACCACCTTCTAT CTGTCGTCGGAAGGGGTAATGCACGACGAGATCGACTTGGAGTTCCTCGGCAACCTCAGCGGAGACCCCTACGTCCTCCACACCAATGTGTTCAGCCAAGGGAAGGGGAACAGGGAGCAGCAGTTCTTCCTCTGGTTTGATCCCACCAAGAACTTCCACACCTACtccgtcttatggaatcctaaacaCATCGT CTTCTACGTGGATGGCACGCCgattagggagttcaagaacaggGAGTCGACGGGCGTGCCGTACCCGACGAACCAAGCCATGAGAATCTACTCGAGCCTGTGGGACGCAGACGACTGGGCCACCCGAGGTGGCCTGGTGAAGACGGACTGGTCCAAGGCGCCATTCACTGCTGCCTTCAGGAGCTTCGACGCCGATGGCTGCCTCTGGTCTTCCGGAGCTTCCTCCTGCTCCTCCGGCAGCAGCTCCTGGATGTGGCAGGAGTTGGATGCTACCAGCTTGAAGAAGATGAGGTGGGTGCAGCACAACTACATGATCTACGACTACTGCACTGACGCAAAGAGGTTCCCTCAGGGGCTGCCCCTCGAGTGCTCTGCCAGGCCATGA
- the LOC103969051 gene encoding homeobox-leucine zipper protein HOX17 isoform X1: MCSSSITLRHFNHLNPTGSYAPPSSPHLTMQEEECNVSLSLAIGGVGDLPFIKNLDQTSFKEEKEEKRDGGGTRKKLRLSGEQLALLEDSFRAHSTLAPVRPETRACAEVALAAEASGSMVSEQESQVLQTKLKQTEVDCGFLRRCCERLANENRRLKRELMEMRSVVKPGPQLSVEHRKAARLRMCSSCEKMTSDEKESSLLSTINS; encoded by the exons ATGTGTTCCTCATCCATCACCTTGCGCCACTTCAACCATCTGAACCCAACAGGTTCATATGCACCACCGTCCTCTCCACACCTCACCATGCAGGAAGAAGAGTGCAATGTATCCCTCAGTCTTGCGATAGGAGGAGTTGGGGATTTGCCCTTCATCAAAAACCTGGATCAGACCTCGttcaaagaagagaaggaagagaagagagatggTGGCGGCACGAGGAAGAAGCTGAGGCTCTCCGGAGAACAACTGGCCTTGCTTGAAGACAGCTTCAGAGCCCACAGCACGCTTGCTCCTGTAC GACCAGAAACAAGAGCTTGCGCAGAGGTTGCACTTGCAGCCGAGGCAAGTGGAAGTATGGTTTCAGAACAGGAGAGCCAGGTGCTGCA GACCAAACTGAAGCAGACGGAGGTAGACTGCGGGTTCTTGAGGAGGTGCTGCGAGAGGCTGGCCAACGAGAACAGAAGGCTGAAGAGGGAGCTGATGGAGATGCGATCAGTAGTGAAGCCCGGTCCGCAGCTCTCCGTAGAGCACCGCAAGGCAGCGCGGCTGAGGATGTGTTCCTCGTGCGAGAAGATGACGAGCGATGAGAAAGAGAGCAGTCTACTGAGCACCATCAATTCCTGA
- the LOC103969051 gene encoding homeobox-leucine zipper protein HAT1 isoform X3, which produces MCSSSITLRHFNHLNPTGSYAPPSSPHLTMQEEECNVSLSLAIGGVGDLPFIKNLDQTSFKEEKEEKRDGGGTRKKLRLSGEQLALLEDSFRAHSTLAPVRPETRACAEVALAAEASGSMVSEQESQDQTEADGGRLRVLEEVLREAGQREQKAEEGADGDAISSEARSAALRRAPQGSAAEDVFLVREDDER; this is translated from the exons ATGTGTTCCTCATCCATCACCTTGCGCCACTTCAACCATCTGAACCCAACAGGTTCATATGCACCACCGTCCTCTCCACACCTCACCATGCAGGAAGAAGAGTGCAATGTATCCCTCAGTCTTGCGATAGGAGGAGTTGGGGATTTGCCCTTCATCAAAAACCTGGATCAGACCTCGttcaaagaagagaaggaagagaagagagatggTGGCGGCACGAGGAAGAAGCTGAGGCTCTCCGGAGAACAACTGGCCTTGCTTGAAGACAGCTTCAGAGCCCACAGCACGCTTGCTCCTGTAC GACCAGAAACAAGAGCTTGCGCAGAGGTTGCACTTGCAGCCGAGGCAAGTGGAAGTATGGTTTCAGAACAGGAGAGCCAG GACCAAACTGAAGCAGACGGAGGTAGACTGCGGGTTCTTGAGGAGGTGCTGCGAGAGGCTGGCCAACGAGAACAGAAGGCTGAAGAGGGAGCTGATGGAGATGCGATCAGTAGTGAAGCCCGGTCCGCAGCTCTCCGTAGAGCACCGCAAGGCAGCGCGGCTGAGGATGTGTTCCTCGTGCGAGAAGATGACGAGCGATGA
- the LOC103969051 gene encoding homeobox-leucine zipper protein HOX17 isoform X2, with translation MCSSSITLRHFNHLNPTGSYAPPSSPHLTMQEEECNVSLSLAIGGVGDLPFIKNLDQTSFKEEKEEKRDGGGTRKKLRLSGEQLALLEDSFRAHSTLAPDQKQELAQRLHLQPRQVEVWFQNRRARTKLKQTEVDCGFLRRCCERLANENRRLKRELMEMRSVVKPGPQLSVEHRKAARLRMCSSCEKMTSDEKESSLLSTINS, from the exons ATGTGTTCCTCATCCATCACCTTGCGCCACTTCAACCATCTGAACCCAACAGGTTCATATGCACCACCGTCCTCTCCACACCTCACCATGCAGGAAGAAGAGTGCAATGTATCCCTCAGTCTTGCGATAGGAGGAGTTGGGGATTTGCCCTTCATCAAAAACCTGGATCAGACCTCGttcaaagaagagaaggaagagaagagagatggTGGCGGCACGAGGAAGAAGCTGAGGCTCTCCGGAGAACAACTGGCCTTGCTTGAAGACAGCTTCAGAGCCCACAGCACGCTTGCTCCT GACCAGAAACAAGAGCTTGCGCAGAGGTTGCACTTGCAGCCGAGGCAAGTGGAAGTATGGTTTCAGAACAGGAGAGCCAG GACCAAACTGAAGCAGACGGAGGTAGACTGCGGGTTCTTGAGGAGGTGCTGCGAGAGGCTGGCCAACGAGAACAGAAGGCTGAAGAGGGAGCTGATGGAGATGCGATCAGTAGTGAAGCCCGGTCCGCAGCTCTCCGTAGAGCACCGCAAGGCAGCGCGGCTGAGGATGTGTTCCTCGTGCGAGAAGATGACGAGCGATGAGAAAGAGAGCAGTCTACTGAGCACCATCAATTCCTGA